A portion of the Bacteroidota bacterium genome contains these proteins:
- a CDS encoding FlgD immunoglobulin-like domain containing protein, producing the protein MDGITGISGDSAASLGALNQTGEVLGQEDFLLLLVTQLSNQDPLNPMDGQEFAAQLAQFSSLEQLITIGDTLDQSNAVNGLLAQSMNSGVAAGLIGKEVEAEGVDLFVSEGKPSDISYELGEAAASVTLDIKNEAGQVIRTIDVGSRGKGEHAFSWDGKDADGNEVANGKYSVELHAQDTAGNDVSSRTFMKGIVDKITFGPEGILVWVGQSSIALGNVRSVGGTE; encoded by the coding sequence ATGGATGGAATCACAGGAATAAGCGGCGATTCAGCGGCCTCACTGGGAGCCCTGAACCAGACGGGCGAAGTGCTGGGGCAAGAGGACTTCCTCTTGCTACTGGTCACGCAGCTCAGCAATCAGGACCCCCTGAATCCGATGGATGGTCAGGAATTTGCGGCACAGCTGGCGCAATTTTCTTCGCTGGAGCAATTGATAACCATTGGCGATACCCTTGATCAAAGCAACGCGGTCAATGGGCTGCTCGCGCAGAGTATGAACTCTGGTGTTGCAGCCGGCCTCATCGGCAAAGAAGTGGAAGCTGAAGGCGTCGATCTGTTCGTGTCGGAAGGCAAGCCATCAGACATCAGCTACGAGCTGGGCGAAGCTGCTGCATCGGTAACATTAGACATCAAAAATGAAGCAGGTCAGGTGATCCGCACAATTGATGTTGGCAGCCGTGGCAAAGGCGAGCATGCGTTTAGCTGGGACGGCAAAGATGCTGATGGCAATGAAGTTGCCAATGGCAAATACAGCGTCGAGCTACACGCACAGGATACCGCGGGCAATGATGTGAGTTCACGGACCTTCATGAAAGGCATCGTGGACAAAATCACGTTTGGTCCGGAAGGCATTCTCGTCTGGGTAGGCCAGAGCTCAATTGCACTTGGCAATGTACGCAGCGTGGGCGGCACAGAATAA
- a CDS encoding TIGR02530 family flagellar biosynthesis protein, with the protein MNIRDLSNRVQSGQPAVHEKVRPATGPLRRNAQHARFDQTLEQVQQNLDQQAQVVRLSAHAVQRLEERSISFTNQERNDLGQAISLLNNKGARNALIVRQDAAFVVNVPKRTMVTAISQQELQQRVFTQIDSTMLI; encoded by the coding sequence ATGAATATTCGCGACCTATCAAACCGGGTACAATCGGGACAGCCGGCTGTTCACGAAAAAGTCAGGCCGGCAACCGGGCCCCTGCGACGGAATGCCCAACACGCGCGGTTTGATCAAACACTTGAACAGGTACAGCAAAATCTCGATCAGCAAGCACAAGTTGTGCGGCTGTCAGCTCATGCTGTGCAGCGGCTCGAGGAGCGGAGTATCTCATTCACAAATCAGGAACGCAACGATTTAGGCCAGGCCATTTCCCTGCTAAACAACAAGGGCGCTCGTAACGCCCTCATTGTTCGCCAGGATGCGGCTTTTGTAGTCAACGTCCCCAAACGGACGATGGTTACTGCCATTAGTCAGCAAGAGCTGCAACAACGCGTATTCACGCAAATTGACAGCACCATGCTAATATAG
- a CDS encoding flagellar hook protein FlgE, which produces MIRSLGNGVSGLNNHQIKMDVVGNNIANVNTIAFKKGRVTFNEVLAQEYLASGRTPGGEPTNPSFVGLGIHVGTIDQTWTQGPLESTNIPTDFAINGDGFFVARRGAEFLLSRAGNFVLSKNGNLISSSGLPIQGFPIDQTTGQADLTQLDDISIDLNAKASPVYTSAMTVSGNLDAALSDNGGVNPETFAMTSFVYDEQGAKHNVTYTFTKTSADGATPDTYDVSVAGDATLQPFGAAPTTFSIAFGTDGNLESVDGVAVTDPAFNLPALNWDTGFVNETGTDTISIDLTGLTQFRENSSAIVSDQNGKPSGQFVGFRTTNEGVIQMDFDSGHTVDVYQIAIGKVANNGGLTQKGENVYSATSVSGSIQFGRAGSEIASAIISGTLEMSNVELATEFSDMIKTQRGFQASARVIRTSDEILSETINLKR; this is translated from the coding sequence ATGATTCGTTCTCTTGGCAATGGGGTCTCAGGCCTCAATAATCATCAAATTAAGATGGACGTTGTTGGTAACAACATCGCCAACGTCAACACCATCGCGTTCAAAAAAGGACGCGTGACGTTCAATGAAGTCCTTGCACAGGAATACCTTGCATCGGGAAGAACGCCAGGTGGTGAACCAACCAACCCTTCTTTCGTCGGGCTCGGTATCCACGTAGGTACCATTGATCAGACCTGGACACAGGGGCCGCTGGAAAGCACCAATATCCCAACGGACTTCGCCATTAACGGCGACGGCTTCTTCGTAGCGCGCCGTGGCGCTGAGTTTCTCCTCAGCCGCGCCGGCAACTTCGTATTGAGCAAAAACGGCAACCTGATCAGCTCAAGCGGTCTCCCAATCCAGGGCTTCCCGATCGATCAGACAACCGGACAGGCTGACCTTACACAGCTGGATGACATCAGCATCGATCTGAACGCAAAAGCTTCACCGGTCTACACCTCTGCAATGACGGTTTCCGGTAACCTGGATGCGGCCCTTTCAGACAATGGCGGCGTAAATCCGGAGACGTTTGCCATGACAAGCTTTGTCTACGATGAGCAAGGCGCAAAACATAACGTAACGTATACCTTCACAAAAACAAGCGCAGACGGTGCAACACCCGACACGTACGATGTTTCTGTAGCAGGTGACGCTACCCTGCAGCCATTTGGTGCTGCACCAACAACCTTCTCGATTGCCTTCGGCACAGATGGTAACCTGGAATCTGTTGATGGTGTCGCGGTAACGGACCCCGCATTCAACCTTCCTGCATTGAACTGGGATACCGGCTTTGTAAACGAAACAGGTACGGATACAATCAGCATCGACCTGACGGGCCTTACCCAGTTCCGGGAAAACTCTTCAGCGATCGTTTCTGACCAGAATGGCAAGCCATCCGGCCAGTTTGTTGGTTTCCGCACAACCAACGAAGGCGTTATCCAGATGGATTTTGATTCCGGTCATACCGTTGATGTATACCAGATTGCCATTGGTAAGGTAGCCAACAACGGTGGCCTTACGCAGAAAGGTGAAAATGTGTACAGCGCAACCAGCGTATCTGGCAGTATCCAGTTCGGACGCGCCGGCAGCGAGATTGCTTCTGCGATCATCTCCGGTACACTCGAAATGAGTAACGTTGAACTCGCAACAGAATTCAGCGACATGATCAAAACCCAGCGTGGTTTCCAGGCCTCAGCCCGAGTCATCAGAACCTCGGACGAAATCCTGTCTGAAACCATCAACCTCAAGCGATAA
- a CDS encoding protein-glutamate O-methyltransferase CheR has protein sequence MIASDGALNMKHIDRASRPPGSCDRLHRIDFEILREIIHEHAGIFFQDSRKHVLQTRVMVRLQALGIDYFEDYIDYLTDPGNYSEILRLVDAITQTETAFFRTKDQFRCIREQLLPCLETHATQRARIWSTACATGEEAYSLAMLVAEVFPASKERPEIVASDINTQALYTAECGRYNARAMEPVPAALQNQHFSKSPEGFRVSEQLVDMVTFKRINLADRTDMMRMHSVNLILCMNVLQSFSKEIRQKTLQAIYNAMDDNAYLMIGATETLYGLSHPFVELNMGPVRVYQKCA, from the coding sequence ATGATCGCGTCTGACGGGGCGCTGAACATGAAGCATATCGACAGAGCGAGCCGCCCACCCGGCAGCTGCGACAGATTACACCGTATCGATTTTGAAATCCTGCGAGAAATAATCCACGAACACGCCGGCATCTTTTTTCAGGACAGCCGCAAACACGTCCTGCAAACCCGGGTTATGGTACGGCTCCAGGCACTGGGCATAGACTACTTCGAAGATTATATCGATTACCTGACCGACCCGGGTAACTACAGTGAAATCCTTCGCCTGGTTGATGCCATTACGCAAACCGAAACGGCCTTTTTTCGTACAAAAGATCAGTTCAGGTGCATCAGGGAGCAGCTTCTCCCTTGTCTCGAAACACATGCAACCCAAAGGGCCAGGATCTGGAGTACAGCCTGTGCTACAGGTGAAGAGGCCTACAGCCTTGCAATGCTTGTGGCCGAGGTTTTCCCCGCTTCAAAAGAGCGCCCCGAGATTGTCGCGTCAGACATCAACACCCAGGCCCTGTACACTGCAGAATGCGGGCGCTACAATGCGCGTGCAATGGAACCGGTACCGGCGGCGCTGCAAAACCAGCATTTTAGCAAATCTCCCGAAGGCTTCCGGGTAAGTGAGCAACTCGTGGATATGGTAACCTTCAAGCGCATCAACCTCGCAGATCGTACAGACATGATGCGGATGCATAGCGTAAACCTGATCCTGTGCATGAATGTGCTGCAATCCTTTTCGAAAGAAATACGGCAGAAAACACTCCAGGCCATCTACAATGCAATGGACGACAATGCATATCTGATGATTGGCGCCACGGAAACGCTTTACGGCCTCTCACACCCGTTTGTAGAGCTGAATATGGGTCCTGTACGGGTCTACCAGAAATGCGCTTAA
- a CDS encoding MotA/TolQ/ExbB proton channel family protein — protein MEKSTLAGVGTGLLLIYGAIFMGTGWITFFDPASLLLVVGGTAAGMMVTFTFDELKNVPVVFKGFMGFQVPNYSTYIDTFGELSKIARREGLLALDRQIEEIDDTFLRFGLEMAVDGIDEREISDLMEQNVETEMKLHNFCAKFFNAAGTACPAFGMIGTLIGLIQMMGNLSDPSQIGAGMAVALVTTFYGALISNLMLLPFAAKKKNQIVALSQAREIVKTGVLGIVRGDSPSMIQKRLQLYLSEEELNAATAETAEVGAA, from the coding sequence ATGGAGAAATCAACCTTAGCTGGTGTAGGAACAGGTCTCCTCCTGATCTATGGCGCCATTTTCATGGGTACGGGATGGATTACGTTTTTCGACCCCGCATCTTTGCTTCTCGTAGTTGGTGGTACCGCAGCTGGTATGATGGTAACATTTACCTTCGACGAGCTCAAAAACGTTCCGGTAGTCTTTAAGGGATTTATGGGCTTCCAGGTACCAAATTACAGCACATACATCGACACCTTTGGCGAACTATCCAAAATTGCACGCCGTGAAGGACTGCTGGCGCTAGATCGTCAGATAGAAGAAATTGATGACACGTTCCTCCGCTTTGGCCTTGAGATGGCTGTAGACGGAATAGACGAACGAGAAATCAGCGATTTGATGGAGCAGAATGTAGAAACGGAGATGAAGCTGCATAACTTCTGCGCCAAATTCTTCAACGCTGCAGGTACTGCCTGTCCGGCTTTCGGGATGATTGGCACGCTCATTGGTCTAATCCAGATGATGGGTAACCTTTCAGACCCTTCTCAGATTGGTGCAGGTATGGCCGTTGCCCTTGTAACAACGTTCTACGGTGCACTCATTTCGAACCTGATGTTGCTTCCGTTTGCAGCCAAAAAGAAAAATCAGATTGTTGCACTTTCTCAAGCAAGAGAAATTGTTAAAACCGGCGTCCTCGGCATTGTGCGTGGCGACAGCCCGAGCATGATCCAGAAGCGGCTCCAGTTGTATCTCTCCGAAGAAGAACTGAACGCTGCCACAGCTGAGACAGCTGAAGTAGGCGCTGCATAA
- a CDS encoding OmpA family protein produces MAEEEDDEPTAPFWLTTYSDMVTLLLTFFVMIVAMSEIKKANLMEAMSYFQGRTSVFQNSQPIPAVPQPSKDTESQDKGRQVESLMNFIESENLQDKVQINYEEESMHIVITDEVMFPTGSTALQQTAQKVLALVAQASPDSTESITVIGHTDNVPIRTAQYPSNWELSAARAASVVRFLIDQEGSLSPEKYQAIGKGEFEPVENNDTREGRARNRRIELLINWKSWQNQTPSSKERSLPAP; encoded by the coding sequence ATGGCTGAAGAAGAAGATGACGAACCAACAGCCCCTTTCTGGCTGACGACATATAGCGACATGGTTACCCTGCTATTGACGTTCTTTGTAATGATCGTGGCGATGTCGGAAATCAAGAAGGCTAATCTCATGGAAGCCATGAGCTATTTCCAGGGACGCACAAGCGTTTTCCAGAATTCGCAGCCGATACCGGCTGTACCGCAGCCTTCTAAAGATACCGAGTCCCAGGACAAAGGCCGGCAGGTTGAGTCTTTGATGAACTTCATAGAAAGTGAAAACCTTCAAGACAAGGTGCAGATCAACTATGAAGAAGAGTCCATGCACATTGTCATCACGGACGAAGTCATGTTTCCAACGGGGAGTACAGCGCTGCAACAAACAGCACAGAAAGTACTTGCCCTGGTGGCACAGGCATCGCCCGATTCCACGGAATCGATTACGGTGATTGGGCACACAGACAATGTACCAATCCGCACGGCACAATACCCGTCGAACTGGGAGCTTTCAGCTGCACGCGCAGCTTCTGTTGTGCGTTTCCTGATTGATCAGGAAGGCAGCCTTTCTCCAGAGAAATACCAGGCTATTGGTAAAGGAGAATTTGAACCTGTTGAAAACAACGACACCCGGGAAGGACGCGCACGAAATCGAAGAATCGAACTTCTAATCAACTGGAAATCATGGCAGAATCAGACGCCGTCGTCGAAGGAGCGGAGCCTACCAGCCCCGTAG
- a CDS encoding flagellar basal body-associated FliL family protein has protein sequence MAESDAVVEGAEPTSPVEDAEGKKDNSLFMLILIPLMIVSAVGGGFLAYSQYPMLVEIAETINGTGEEEEEEAPLEFGEFMELSNIIVNPADSEGRRLLMLSVGMETAEASILETVTAREMVVRDTIIKILGTRTVDELANIESRTALKDEIRLAVNGILTEGEINRMYFTQYVLQ, from the coding sequence ATGGCAGAATCAGACGCCGTCGTCGAAGGAGCGGAGCCTACCAGCCCCGTAGAAGACGCAGAAGGCAAAAAAGATAACTCATTGTTCATGCTCATCCTGATCCCGCTGATGATTGTTTCAGCGGTAGGTGGTGGGTTCCTTGCGTATTCGCAGTACCCGATGCTGGTCGAAATTGCTGAAACCATCAACGGCACGGGCGAAGAAGAGGAAGAAGAAGCCCCGCTTGAGTTTGGTGAATTCATGGAACTCTCCAACATCATCGTGAACCCGGCCGACTCGGAAGGCCGGCGCCTCTTGATGCTCAGTGTGGGGATGGAAACAGCCGAAGCAAGCATCCTTGAAACCGTCACAGCGCGTGAAATGGTTGTTCGCGACACCATCATCAAAATTCTTGGCACAAGAACTGTAGATGAGCTCGCTAACATAGAATCACGTACGGCACTCAAAGATGAAATCAGGCTTGCGGTGAACGGCATTCTCACCGAAGGAGAAATCAACCGCATGTACTTTACACAATACGTCCTTCAGTAG
- the fliM gene encoding flagellar motor switch protein FliM: MAKQLNQQEIDALIGAGDDVQTQRLANDPLQKFAQANQEKLVYTYNFKRPRLFSQDQMRVLNQVHEAFARDLSVYLSAQLRTIVDITLTALDQVLYSEFVISSAPPSALFVIDILETRHQAVIELDPRFVIFTVEKLFGGSGEFMKRPRETSQIEQRIMAKVMTRAYEELESAWEQVTELKFSESSFESNAEFVQIIPGSEPAIVATFEVTVYDQRSFINICYPYLLMEDALDKTGMTQLMATATSDTSPEERKSYESNIRTMDVEMRAELGHTNLLLSDLMRLEEGDVILLNQRKDEPIKVYIGDEVKLKAAPGKAGNRRALRVMNVLNIDTPIKEDESV, from the coding sequence ATGGCTAAACAACTAAACCAACAAGAGATCGATGCACTGATCGGCGCTGGAGACGACGTCCAGACGCAGCGGCTTGCCAACGATCCGCTGCAAAAGTTTGCACAGGCCAACCAGGAAAAACTGGTCTATACCTACAACTTTAAACGCCCTCGTCTTTTCTCTCAGGATCAGATGCGGGTTTTGAACCAGGTACACGAAGCCTTTGCACGCGATCTTTCGGTCTACCTCTCAGCGCAATTGCGCACCATCGTAGACATCACATTAACCGCGCTCGATCAGGTGCTGTATTCGGAGTTTGTGATCTCCAGTGCACCTCCGTCGGCGCTGTTTGTTATTGATATTCTAGAAACAAGGCACCAGGCGGTCATCGAACTCGATCCCCGGTTTGTTATTTTCACGGTTGAAAAACTGTTTGGCGGATCTGGCGAGTTCATGAAACGCCCCCGTGAGACTTCTCAAATCGAGCAGCGCATTATGGCCAAGGTTATGACCCGCGCCTACGAAGAGCTAGAGAGCGCCTGGGAGCAGGTCACCGAACTGAAATTCAGCGAATCCTCTTTTGAATCAAACGCTGAATTTGTACAAATCATCCCCGGCTCAGAGCCGGCCATCGTGGCAACCTTCGAGGTAACCGTCTACGATCAGCGTTCCTTCATCAACATCTGTTATCCTTATCTGTTGATGGAAGACGCCCTCGACAAAACAGGCATGACCCAGCTCATGGCCACTGCCACGTCCGACACCTCTCCGGAAGAGCGCAAGAGTTATGAATCCAACATCCGCACCATGGATGTGGAAATGCGCGCTGAGCTCGGACATACAAATCTATTATTAAGCGATCTGATGCGCCTTGAAGAAGGAGATGTCATTTTGCTTAATCAACGAAAAGATGAACCGATAAAGGTTTATATAGGCGATGAAGTCAAATTGAAGGCTGCTCCGGGCAAAGCCGGCAATCGCCGTGCACTTCGCGTAATGA